One part of the Streptomyces nigra genome encodes these proteins:
- a CDS encoding SDR family oxidoreductase, producing the protein MDIKNSVALVTGANRGLGRAFAQRLLERGAHKVYATARRPETVDLPGVEVLPLDITDPTSVRAAAEAAPDVSLLINNAGISTGTDLVTGSPDTLRQELETNMFGHLEMIRHFAPTLAGNGGGAVVNVLSAMSWFGGKGANSYHLTKAAAWAMTNGVRLELADQGTLVTAVHLGLADTDMAAGWPVAKIAPSDLADAALDGVESGAAEVLADQWSRDVKSRLPLAPEEFNAAMDHALAALPAG; encoded by the coding sequence ATGGACATCAAGAACTCCGTCGCCCTTGTCACCGGAGCAAACCGTGGCTTGGGCCGCGCTTTCGCTCAGCGTCTGCTGGAGCGGGGCGCCCACAAGGTCTACGCGACAGCCCGCCGCCCGGAGACCGTGGACCTGCCCGGCGTCGAGGTGCTGCCCCTCGACATCACCGACCCCACGTCCGTCAGGGCCGCCGCCGAGGCCGCCCCGGACGTCTCGCTCCTCATCAACAACGCCGGAATCAGTACGGGGACGGACCTCGTGACCGGTTCGCCGGACACGTTGCGCCAGGAACTGGAGACCAACATGTTCGGCCACCTCGAAATGATCCGGCACTTCGCGCCGACCCTGGCCGGGAACGGCGGGGGCGCCGTCGTCAACGTCCTCTCCGCCATGTCGTGGTTCGGCGGCAAGGGGGCCAACTCCTACCACCTGACCAAGGCCGCGGCGTGGGCCATGACCAACGGTGTGCGCCTGGAGCTCGCCGATCAGGGCACGCTCGTCACGGCCGTGCACCTGGGCCTTGCCGACACCGATATGGCCGCTGGCTGGCCCGTGGCGAAGATCGCTCCGTCCGACCTTGCCGACGCCGCTCTCGACGGTGTCGAATCCGGGGCCGCGGAGGTCCTCGCCGACCAGTGGAGCCGGGATGTGAAGTCACGTCTGCCCCTGGCGCCGGAGGAGTTCAACGCCGCCATGGACCACGCTCTGGCGGCACTGCCGGCCGGCTGA
- a CDS encoding ABC transporter permease has translation MAAGLFAWSYTYAMANPTPHRLPTAVIGSFEAERGEEYLAGLGKALNSSVTTHVYDSREAALEAVEEQRDFAIFELRDGGRHVVLDVTSASGASVAELLRQAAPAVGRETGVSVTVRDVNPLQKGDPRGLAIFYISLAAVIIGFIGAIQLSVHAPALTPAERIAFTATYALLGGFAIAAAVDWLLGALELPFAESWSILALTMFTSGMTFTMFNTLMGRWAMIPTWGVMVVLGNPSSGGAVSWPLLPSVLGAVGRWLPPGASVNAQHTAVYFAGHQHAFPFLVLTGWAVVSCAVFLIWRQRHPGGRERQPADERAPEGGAT, from the coding sequence GTGGCGGCCGGGCTGTTCGCCTGGTCGTACACGTATGCGATGGCGAACCCGACCCCACACCGGCTTCCGACGGCCGTCATCGGGTCGTTCGAGGCTGAGCGGGGCGAGGAGTATCTGGCGGGGCTGGGCAAGGCGCTCAACTCCTCGGTGACCACACACGTGTACGACTCGCGGGAGGCGGCGCTGGAGGCCGTCGAGGAGCAGCGTGATTTCGCCATCTTCGAGCTGCGCGACGGCGGGCGGCACGTGGTGCTGGACGTGACGTCGGCTTCGGGCGCCTCGGTCGCGGAACTGCTGAGGCAGGCGGCTCCGGCGGTGGGGCGGGAAACGGGCGTGTCGGTGACCGTCCGCGACGTCAATCCGCTGCAGAAGGGGGACCCCCGAGGCCTCGCGATCTTCTACATCTCGCTCGCCGCGGTGATCATCGGTTTCATCGGCGCGATCCAACTCAGCGTTCATGCTCCGGCGCTCACGCCCGCGGAACGGATCGCCTTCACCGCCACCTATGCGCTGCTGGGGGGTTTCGCGATCGCGGCGGCCGTGGACTGGCTGCTCGGGGCGCTCGAGCTGCCGTTCGCCGAGTCGTGGTCGATCCTGGCGCTCACCATGTTCACCAGCGGCATGACCTTCACGATGTTCAACACGCTGATGGGGCGTTGGGCGATGATCCCGACCTGGGGTGTGATGGTCGTGCTGGGCAACCCGTCGTCGGGCGGTGCGGTCTCGTGGCCGCTGTTGCCGTCCGTGCTGGGCGCGGTCGGACGGTGGCTGCCGCCCGGCGCCTCGGTCAACGCCCAGCACACGGCGGTGTACTTCGCCGGGCACCAGCACGCCTTCCCGTTCCTGGTGCTGACCGGCTGGGCGGTGGTGTCCTGTGCGGTCTTCTTGATCTGGCGGCAGCGCCACCCGGGCGGGAGAGAGCGTCAGCCGGCCGACGAACGAGCACCTGAGGGCGGCGCAACCTGA
- a CDS encoding MerR family transcriptional regulator — protein sequence MSVTTDTTERLIRIGEVARGAGVSVRAVRYYEEQGLLTPERSPSGQRLYRQDAIAKVRFFQQMYAAGLTSQRITELLPCWEAGHTDADQRAMLRIERERIQAKIDELEAARDRLDQVIAITDTHP from the coding sequence TTGTCTGTCACAACGGACACGACCGAGCGCTTGATCCGCATCGGTGAGGTGGCACGGGGCGCCGGCGTCTCGGTGCGCGCCGTGCGCTACTACGAGGAGCAGGGACTGCTCACCCCGGAGCGCAGCCCGTCCGGCCAGCGTCTGTACCGGCAGGACGCCATCGCCAAGGTCCGGTTCTTCCAGCAGATGTACGCCGCCGGCCTGACCAGTCAGAGGATCACCGAACTGCTTCCGTGCTGGGAAGCCGGCCACACCGACGCCGACCAGCGAGCCATGCTGCGCATCGAGCGCGAACGCATCCAGGCCAAGATCGACGAACTGGAGGCCGCCAGGGATCGCCTCGACCAGGTCATCGCGATCACGGACACACACCCGTAG